In one Fundidesulfovibrio magnetotacticus genomic region, the following are encoded:
- a CDS encoding NAD-dependent epimerase/dehydratase family protein, with protein MTRPLQLVTGGTGFIGSALTLALLDRGHAVRVFDNNFRGRNHRLATAKGALEMVEGDIRDEAQVARATEGVHTVHHLAFINGTRHFYEIPDQVLDVGTRGALSTLKAALEKGVKRYVLASSSEVYQTPERVPTDETERILLPDVTNPRYSYAGGKIISELLTLNYLRASSVEGVIFRPHNVFGPDMGFEHVVPELARKMFDLSAGFTKKAIDLPIQGQGTETRAFCFVDDAVEQIIACAEKGGAGEIYHIGDTAERSILDLVEAMARVYGIKVTVVPGPLRPGGTPRRCPDIAKVRALGASPKVGFEAGLERTLAWYADHFTNNF; from the coding sequence ATGACGCGTCCCCTGCAACTCGTCACCGGCGGCACGGGCTTCATCGGCTCGGCCCTCACCCTGGCCCTCCTGGACCGTGGCCACGCCGTGCGCGTCTTCGACAACAACTTCCGGGGGCGCAACCACCGCCTCGCCACGGCCAAGGGCGCGCTGGAAATGGTGGAGGGCGACATCCGCGACGAGGCCCAGGTGGCCCGTGCCACCGAGGGCGTGCACACCGTGCACCATCTGGCCTTCATCAACGGCACGCGACACTTCTACGAAATACCCGACCAGGTGCTGGACGTGGGAACGCGCGGCGCGCTCTCCACGCTCAAGGCCGCCCTGGAGAAGGGCGTGAAGCGCTACGTGCTGGCCTCCTCCTCCGAGGTCTACCAGACCCCCGAGCGCGTGCCCACCGACGAGACCGAGCGCATCCTCCTGCCCGACGTGACCAACCCCCGCTACTCCTACGCGGGCGGCAAGATCATCAGCGAGCTGCTCACGCTCAACTACCTGCGGGCCTCCTCCGTGGAGGGCGTGATCTTCAGGCCCCACAACGTCTTCGGCCCGGACATGGGCTTCGAGCACGTGGTCCCCGAGCTGGCCCGCAAGATGTTCGACCTCTCGGCGGGCTTCACGAAGAAGGCTATCGACCTGCCCATCCAGGGCCAGGGCACCGAGACGCGCGCCTTCTGCTTCGTGGACGACGCCGTGGAGCAGATCATCGCGTGCGCCGAGAAGGGTGGGGCCGGGGAGATCTACCACATAGGCGACACGGCCGAGCGCTCCATCCTGGACCTTGTGGAGGCCATGGCCCGCGTGTACGGGATCAAGGTCACGGTGGTTCCCGGGCCCCTGCGCCCCGGCGGTACACCCCGGCGCTGCCCGGACATCGCCAAGGTGAGGGCCCTGGGCGCCTCCCCTAAGGTGGGCTTCGAGGCGGGCCTGGAGCGCACCCTGGCCTGGTATGCCGATCACTTCACCAACAACTTTTGA
- a CDS encoding nucleotide sugar dehydrogenase, protein MDPSLRKMMFGPAGTLAEAIDRILAGGRRVAFCLDDNDRLMGILTQGDVLRLVRAGVPLDAPARGHLNADPVTVGHDVDVHEAKKLIGRKINLIPQVDAHGRLTGLIDLASSEYGFLNIRQKSVAILGLGYVGLTLALVLAEHGFTVAGFDVNRPLLDKLAAKEPPFFETGIQGFLDRHVGKRLRLVDSLAQVNADIFIITVGTPVDPATKKPGLDYIRKAATAVGRSLSRDALVILRSTVQVGTTRRVVIPELEAVSGLKAGQDFHVAYCPERTAEGRALKELTHLPQIVGGLDERSAELASRLFNEYTPTIVRVDGLEAAEMCKLMDNVYRDVRFAFANQVAQVAEPLGLDIHAIIDAVNLNYDRNDIPRPSPGVGGPCLTKDPYILSAVFQEHGLEAPLIASARRVNEAGPADIVGRAGTMLAAQGKDLASCKAFVAGFAFKGHPETSDTRDSTTLFFLRELLARCPNVQGYDPLVPPEEIAALGAGPVSIEEGFKDADVVFVMNNHPSYLRWDLPRLFGLAARPTVFYDAWRMFPHLKSQAPHGILYAAVGVGR, encoded by the coding sequence ATGGACCCATCGCTTCGCAAGATGATGTTCGGCCCCGCCGGAACCCTGGCCGAGGCCATCGACCGCATACTGGCCGGCGGACGCCGCGTGGCCTTCTGCCTGGACGACAACGACCGCCTCATGGGCATCCTTACCCAGGGCGACGTGCTACGCCTCGTGCGCGCCGGCGTCCCCCTGGACGCGCCCGCGCGCGGACACCTCAACGCCGACCCCGTCACCGTGGGGCACGACGTGGACGTGCACGAGGCCAAGAAGCTCATCGGGCGCAAGATCAACCTGATCCCGCAGGTGGACGCCCACGGCAGGCTCACCGGCCTCATCGACCTGGCCAGCTCCGAATACGGCTTCCTGAACATTCGGCAGAAGTCCGTGGCCATCCTGGGCCTGGGCTACGTGGGCCTCACCCTGGCCCTGGTGCTGGCCGAGCACGGCTTCACCGTGGCCGGGTTCGACGTGAACCGCCCCCTGCTGGACAAGCTGGCCGCCAAGGAGCCCCCCTTCTTCGAGACCGGCATCCAGGGCTTCCTGGACCGGCACGTGGGCAAACGCCTGCGCCTGGTGGACAGCCTGGCCCAGGTGAACGCCGACATCTTCATCATCACCGTGGGCACCCCCGTGGACCCCGCCACCAAGAAGCCCGGGCTGGACTACATCCGCAAGGCCGCCACGGCCGTGGGCCGCTCCCTCTCCCGCGACGCCCTGGTGATCCTGCGCTCCACCGTGCAGGTGGGCACCACGCGCCGGGTGGTCATCCCCGAACTGGAGGCCGTGAGCGGCCTCAAGGCCGGACAGGACTTCCACGTGGCCTACTGCCCCGAGCGAACCGCCGAGGGCCGCGCGCTCAAGGAGCTCACCCACCTGCCCCAGATCGTGGGCGGGCTCGACGAACGCAGCGCCGAGCTGGCCAGCCGCCTCTTCAACGAATACACGCCCACCATCGTGCGCGTGGACGGCCTGGAGGCGGCCGAGATGTGCAAGCTCATGGACAACGTCTACCGCGACGTGCGCTTCGCCTTCGCCAACCAGGTGGCCCAGGTGGCCGAACCCCTCGGCCTGGACATCCACGCCATCATCGACGCGGTGAACCTCAACTACGACCGCAACGACATCCCGCGCCCCTCCCCCGGCGTGGGCGGCCCCTGCCTCACCAAGGACCCCTACATCCTGAGCGCCGTTTTCCAGGAACACGGCCTGGAGGCCCCGCTCATCGCCTCGGCCCGCCGGGTCAACGAGGCCGGGCCCGCGGACATCGTGGGCAGGGCCGGGACCATGCTGGCGGCCCAGGGCAAGGACCTGGCCTCCTGCAAGGCCTTCGTGGCCGGGTTCGCCTTCAAGGGACACCCCGAGACCAGCGACACCCGCGACTCCACCACCCTTTTCTTCCTGCGCGAACTCCTGGCCCGCTGCCCCAACGTGCAGGGCTACGATCCCCTTGTGCCGCCGGAGGAGATCGCCGCGCTGGGAGCCGGTCCCGTGTCGATCGAGGAGGGGTTCAAGGACGCCGACGTAGTGTTCGTGATGAACAACCACCCCTCCTACCTTCGCTGGGACCTCCCCAGACTCTTCGGCCTCGCCGCCCGGCCCACCGTGTTCTACGACGCCTGGCGCATGTTTCCCCATCTCAAGTCCCAGGCTCCCCACGGCATCCTCTACGCCGCCGTGGGCGTGGGCCGCTAG
- a CDS encoding sugar phosphate isomerase/epimerase family protein yields the protein MTIAVSTTVFPEPLVDPARLPDLEGIEAVEFSGGPPMDLEGFSALARAVHVAGVRHVLVHNYYPPPPAPFVLNFATADPAILERCLDLARDALAACALAGAPHWSFHPGYRRDGRELPDGHFAFDGEQASMEKTLSRFLANFPRLQALADVAGIPLVVENLFPKPGEVTSLCNTRRELLETFDALPAGTGFLLDLGHWNVSARVLGFDRDRELDRLLDTLAPRLREVHLSANTGLADDHLPLERGDWQLDVLPRLRGTRAVFTLESRRLPPAVLRRTLEVIKDAL from the coding sequence ATGACGATTGCCGTCTCCACCACCGTCTTTCCCGAGCCCCTCGTGGACCCCGCCCGTCTCCCGGACCTGGAGGGCATCGAGGCCGTGGAGTTCAGCGGAGGCCCGCCCATGGACCTGGAGGGCTTCTCCGCCCTGGCCCGGGCCGTGCACGTCGCCGGAGTGCGCCATGTGCTCGTGCACAACTACTATCCGCCCCCGCCCGCGCCCTTCGTGCTCAACTTCGCAACGGCCGATCCCGCGATCCTGGAGCGCTGCCTTGACCTGGCCCGCGACGCCCTGGCCGCCTGCGCCCTGGCCGGAGCCCCCCACTGGTCGTTCCACCCGGGCTACCGCCGCGACGGCCGCGAGCTGCCCGACGGCCACTTCGCCTTCGACGGCGAGCAGGCCTCCATGGAAAAAACCCTTTCGCGGTTCCTGGCCAATTTCCCCAGGCTCCAGGCCCTGGCCGACGTCGCGGGCATCCCCCTGGTTGTGGAGAACCTCTTCCCCAAGCCCGGCGAGGTGACCAGCCTGTGCAACACCCGCCGGGAACTCCTGGAGACCTTCGACGCCCTGCCCGCCGGGACGGGCTTCCTGCTGGACCTGGGGCACTGGAACGTCTCGGCCCGGGTGCTGGGCTTCGACCGCGACCGGGAGCTGGACCGCCTGCTGGACACGCTGGCCCCCCGCCTGCGCGAGGTGCACCTCTCGGCCAACACCGGCCTCGCCGACGACCACCTGCCCCTGGAGCGCGGCGACTGGCAGCTGGACGTGCTGCCCAGGCTGCGGGGCACGAGGGCCGTGTTCACCCTGGAGTCGCGCAGGCTCCCTCCTGCGGTGTTGCGTCGGACGCTCGAAGTCATTAAGGACGCCCTGTGA
- a CDS encoding radical SAM/SPASM domain-containing protein gives MAIRLQDLLEDTLKEEMRRRQAILDRQAFCPVPPNHIYVEPTNKCFLKCAMCTDKALRGDQGYMPMERWRVILDSLAKYHVKAPINLIGRGEPLMNRQLPDFVEYASSKGMSCAIISNGGLLDEAYARKLLKAGIRKIQFSLHAHSRETYKQITGVDLYDKVKANLLGLVELNKEYGSRCYINVMSVESSINRHESAEFVKFWTPRVDRAFVTPLYSIQGDSRMADESLDSIKAKLGGKDFTRHSGCAFPWFFLSYRLDGTINPCPYDFKTNFNVGNADDPDYDLMNVWNSEAMLRFRQSHLDREFSYCRSVDYPCETCEIPSAPDTYKGLDSFTQDFHVVFSREFAAILKNVQAG, from the coding sequence ATGGCCATCAGACTTCAGGACCTCCTGGAAGACACCCTCAAGGAAGAAATGCGGCGCCGCCAGGCCATCCTGGACCGGCAGGCCTTCTGCCCCGTGCCGCCCAACCACATCTATGTGGAACCCACCAACAAGTGCTTCCTCAAGTGCGCCATGTGCACCGACAAGGCCCTGCGCGGCGACCAGGGCTACATGCCCATGGAGCGCTGGCGCGTGATCCTGGACTCCCTGGCCAAATACCACGTGAAGGCCCCCATCAACCTCATCGGGCGCGGCGAACCCCTCATGAACCGCCAGCTCCCGGATTTCGTGGAATACGCCTCCAGCAAGGGCATGAGCTGCGCCATCATTTCCAACGGCGGCCTGCTCGACGAGGCTTACGCCCGCAAGCTCCTCAAGGCGGGCATCCGCAAGATCCAGTTCTCCCTGCACGCCCACTCCCGCGAGACCTACAAACAGATCACCGGCGTGGACCTCTACGACAAGGTGAAGGCCAACCTCCTGGGGCTGGTGGAGCTCAACAAGGAGTATGGCTCGCGCTGCTACATCAACGTCATGAGCGTGGAGTCGAGCATCAACCGCCACGAGAGCGCGGAGTTCGTGAAGTTCTGGACCCCCAGGGTGGACCGGGCCTTCGTCACCCCCCTCTACTCCATCCAGGGCGACTCCCGCATGGCCGACGAGTCCCTCGATTCCATCAAGGCCAAGCTTGGCGGCAAGGACTTCACCCGCCACTCGGGCTGCGCCTTCCCCTGGTTCTTCCTGTCCTACCGGCTCGACGGCACCATCAACCCCTGCCCCTACGACTTCAAGACCAACTTCAACGTGGGCAACGCCGACGACCCCGACTACGACCTCATGAACGTCTGGAACTCCGAGGCCATGCTGCGCTTCCGCCAGTCCCACCTGGACCGCGAGTTCTCCTACTGCCGCAGCGTGGACTACCCCTGCGAGACCTGCGAGATCCCCTCCGCGCCCGACACCTACAAAGGCCTGGACTCCTTCACGCAGGACTTCCACGTGGTCTTTTCCCGGGAGTTCGCGGCCATCCTCAAGAATGTCCAGGCAGGCTGA
- a CDS encoding acyltransferase — protein MNAVRTITVLRSADLALTRAGLEALAGRFPGARITLLAQPGVFEHCRETLSRLCSVTPYPFRDFNLAVPATALAELPRADLAVALYKNQGQGYQEVDAFLLARVPAAAHAGLTGAMEFRPFPAGRVARLRALWEGWRRLHGSSLTAALRSCSFSRAHGGGRSAVVFCGDSRIVVDPGGRVELAPHALVRVGYMPPEWEHVRDPGRAVVRVQAGGTLSFGGSVNLFAGVRVNVFPGARVHIGEGSYVAFNSRVFAETEVHIGANCAISWDVEIFDTNFHRTTMDPNEAVGAGVHVDDQCWIGAGARILRGVRLGRGVVVGAQSVVKGSFPDGAVAAGNPAVQKSIKQPGVRI, from the coding sequence GTGAACGCCGTGCGTACGATCACGGTGCTGCGCTCGGCCGACCTGGCCCTGACGCGCGCGGGCCTGGAGGCCCTGGCCGGACGCTTCCCCGGGGCGCGCATCACCCTGCTGGCCCAGCCCGGGGTGTTCGAGCACTGCCGCGAGACCCTCTCCCGCCTGTGCAGCGTGACCCCCTACCCCTTCCGCGATTTCAACCTGGCCGTCCCGGCCACGGCCCTGGCGGAGCTGCCCCGCGCCGACTTGGCCGTGGCCCTCTACAAGAACCAGGGCCAGGGCTACCAGGAGGTGGACGCCTTCCTCCTGGCCCGGGTGCCGGCCGCCGCCCACGCGGGGCTCACGGGAGCCATGGAGTTCAGGCCCTTCCCGGCGGGGCGCGTCGCGCGCCTGCGCGCCCTGTGGGAGGGCTGGCGCAGGCTCCACGGATCGAGCTTGACAGCGGCGCTCAGAAGTTGTTCTTTTTCGCGCGCCCACGGGGGGGGCCGCTCGGCCGTGGTCTTCTGCGGCGATTCGCGCATCGTGGTGGACCCGGGCGGCCGCGTGGAGCTGGCCCCGCACGCCTTGGTGCGCGTGGGCTACATGCCCCCCGAGTGGGAGCACGTGCGCGACCCCGGCCGGGCCGTGGTCCGCGTGCAGGCGGGCGGCACGCTCTCGTTCGGGGGCAGCGTGAACCTCTTCGCGGGGGTGCGCGTCAACGTGTTCCCCGGAGCGCGCGTGCACATCGGCGAGGGCAGCTACGTGGCCTTCAACTCGCGCGTCTTCGCCGAAACCGAGGTGCACATCGGAGCCAACTGCGCCATCTCCTGGGACGTGGAAATCTTCGACACCAACTTCCACCGCACCACCATGGACCCCAACGAGGCCGTCGGCGCGGGCGTCCACGTGGACGACCAGTGCTGGATCGGCGCGGGCGCGCGGATCCTGCGCGGCGTGCGCCTGGGACGGGGCGTGGTGGTGGGGGCGCAGTCCGTTGTGAAGGGTTCCTTCCCGGACGGGGCGGTGGCGGCGGGCAATCCCGCCGTGCAAAAATCCATCAAGCAGCCCGGCGTGCGCATCTGA
- a CDS encoding NAD-dependent epimerase/dehydratase family protein — MKPALLVTGAGGFLGRSVLPALEEHYRVLRIASPRGALEGPDVFRADLADPAAAQSLAEAVAEALGGARVEALVHLAAALCPPGGARDMGVYHANQALTLGALRLTQTLAPAHVVNFSSLAVYPVRDGLFTEDSPVDPSGNTEGLYGLAKFDSEALFNFHLGRSSTVTNLRLTQAYGPGMQPDRLVALLAGEWRETGRVTLFGRGERVSNFVHARDVARGLAAVLDAPRAGTFNMGCARNLSYLEVGRLVLSALGAGEEALVLEERGIRARAAISTARFEEAFATRLEEVDFSYLADEALP, encoded by the coding sequence GTGAAGCCCGCCCTGCTGGTCACCGGAGCCGGGGGGTTCCTGGGGCGAAGCGTGCTCCCCGCCCTGGAGGAGCACTACCGCGTCCTGCGCATCGCCTCACCGCGCGGCGCCCTGGAGGGGCCGGACGTGTTCCGGGCCGACCTGGCGGACCCCGCCGCCGCGCAAAGCCTGGCCGAAGCCGTGGCGGAGGCCCTGGGCGGAGCGAGGGTCGAGGCCCTGGTCCACCTCGCAGCCGCGCTTTGCCCCCCGGGCGGCGCGCGCGACATGGGCGTCTACCACGCCAACCAGGCTCTCACCCTGGGCGCGTTGCGTCTCACCCAGACCCTGGCGCCCGCGCACGTGGTCAATTTCTCCAGCCTGGCCGTGTACCCGGTGCGCGACGGCCTCTTCACCGAGGATTCGCCCGTGGACCCCTCGGGCAACACCGAAGGGCTCTATGGGCTGGCCAAGTTCGACTCGGAGGCGCTCTTCAATTTCCACCTGGGCCGCTCCAGCACCGTAACCAACCTGCGCCTCACCCAGGCCTACGGCCCGGGCATGCAGCCCGACCGGCTGGTGGCCCTGCTGGCCGGGGAATGGCGCGAGACGGGGCGCGTCACGCTCTTTGGGCGCGGCGAACGCGTGAGCAACTTCGTGCACGCCCGCGACGTGGCCCGGGGCCTGGCGGCGGTGCTCGATGCGCCGCGCGCGGGCACGTTCAACATGGGCTGCGCCCGCAACCTCTCCTACCTGGAGGTGGGCCGCCTGGTGCTTTCGGCCCTGGGCGCGGGCGAAGAGGCGCTGGTGCTGGAGGAACGCGGCATCCGGGCGCGCGCGGCCATCTCCACGGCGCGCTTCGAGGAGGCCTTCGCCACGCGCTTGGAAGAGGTGGACTTCTCCTATCTGGCCGACGAGGCGCTCCCGTGA
- a CDS encoding ATP-grasp domain-containing protein, whose product MADFRVGITCVNSLVGQGIVKSLRACDLDGRVELTGFDYVPGTVGAQWVKPTFLLPDILRPGVTEEEWLEALMARILERGLAILLVGIGFELPLLAKYREVIRERTGCTVLVSPPETVARCEDKYLTYLFLRDHGLDPPATWLPEEADAVTYPAVVKPRTGTGSKGLRVVRSRAELDAALSVGQGLMIQEEVGSRETEYTCGVLVFGGEARSIICLRRTLRDGNTNAAWHDRATPPAVEDFVRRTALSLDPFGPANLQLRLDAAGRPRLFEINLRFSGSTAMRTQFGVNEPEMALKSLLGLPLPAFTPRFGRVLRFWEELYVPEGA is encoded by the coding sequence ATGGCCGATTTCAGGGTGGGCATCACCTGCGTGAACTCCCTGGTGGGCCAGGGCATCGTCAAATCCCTGCGCGCCTGCGACCTGGACGGCCGCGTGGAGCTCACGGGCTTCGACTATGTGCCCGGCACGGTGGGCGCGCAGTGGGTCAAGCCCACGTTCCTGCTGCCCGACATCCTGCGCCCCGGGGTCACCGAGGAAGAATGGCTGGAGGCCCTCATGGCGCGCATCCTCGAGCGCGGCCTAGCCATCCTCCTGGTGGGCATCGGCTTCGAGCTGCCGCTTCTGGCCAAATACCGCGAGGTGATCCGGGAGCGCACCGGCTGCACCGTGCTGGTGAGCCCCCCCGAAACCGTGGCGCGCTGCGAGGACAAATACCTCACGTATCTCTTCCTGCGCGATCACGGCCTGGACCCGCCCGCCACCTGGCTGCCCGAGGAGGCCGACGCCGTGACCTATCCGGCGGTGGTCAAGCCGCGCACGGGCACGGGGAGCAAGGGCCTGCGCGTGGTGCGTTCCCGCGCCGAGCTGGACGCCGCCCTGTCCGTCGGCCAGGGGCTGATGATCCAGGAGGAGGTGGGCTCGCGCGAGACCGAATACACCTGCGGCGTGCTGGTGTTCGGGGGGGAGGCGCGCTCCATCATCTGCCTGCGCCGCACCCTGCGCGACGGCAACACCAACGCCGCCTGGCACGACCGCGCCACCCCGCCCGCCGTGGAGGACTTCGTGCGCCGCACGGCCCTGTCCCTGGACCCCTTCGGCCCGGCCAACCTCCAGCTGCGCCTGGACGCGGCGGGCCGGCCCCGGCTCTTCGAGATCAACCTGCGTTTCTCGGGCTCAACGGCCATGCGCACGCAGTTCGGGGTCAACGAGCCCGAGATGGCGCTCAAGTCCCTGCTGGGCCTGCCCCTGCCCGCGTTCACGCCCCGCTTCGGGCGCGTGCTGCGCTTCTGGGAAGAACTCTACGTGCCGGAGGGCGCGTGA
- a CDS encoding PHP domain-containing protein has protein sequence MPDPAALFPRFSRLTRADLLVEQHLHTTWTDGHAAPEACLERARELGLSRVLFTDHVRAASDYCPRYLDEMGRLARKEETLRVLAGFEAKATDLRGGLDIPPAALERADAVIVSVHSIPLPGGGLAPPSSLDAPTLARAERDLAVAAAEAGRATLLGHAGGMSLAYHGQFPLAFLEDIVRACAAHGFPMEVNSRYHRPLLRPLLELMSRFDPPVSIGSDSHHIDTLGECSRLLARELFGEEA, from the coding sequence ATGCCTGATCCCGCGGCCCTCTTCCCCCGCTTCTCGCGCCTGACGCGGGCCGACCTCCTGGTGGAGCAGCACCTGCACACCACCTGGACCGACGGCCACGCCGCCCCCGAAGCCTGCCTGGAGCGGGCCCGGGAGCTGGGCCTCTCCCGGGTGCTCTTCACCGACCACGTGCGCGCCGCCTCCGACTACTGCCCCCGCTACCTGGACGAGATGGGCCGTCTCGCGCGCAAGGAGGAAACCCTCCGGGTGCTGGCCGGGTTCGAGGCCAAGGCGACGGACCTTCGGGGCGGCCTGGACATTCCCCCCGCCGCCCTGGAACGCGCCGACGCGGTGATCGTGAGCGTGCACTCCATCCCCCTGCCGGGCGGCGGCCTCGCGCCCCCCTCCTCCCTGGACGCCCCCACCCTGGCCCGCGCCGAGCGCGACCTGGCCGTGGCCGCCGCCGAGGCGGGCCGTGCCACGCTCCTGGGCCACGCGGGAGGCATGTCGCTCGCCTACCACGGACAGTTCCCCCTGGCCTTCCTGGAAGACATCGTGCGCGCCTGCGCGGCCCACGGCTTCCCCATGGAGGTGAACAGCCGCTACCACCGCCCGTTGCTGCGGCCGCTCCTGGAGCTCATGTCCCGCTTCGACCCGCCGGTCTCCATCGGCTCCGATTCGCACCACATCGACACGCTGGGCGAGTGCTCGCGGCTTCTCGCTCGCGAACTCTTCGGCGAGGAGGCCTGA
- a CDS encoding N-acetylneuraminate synthase family protein, whose product MNWFERHIVRRKGCFVIAEAGINHNGAFDLALELVRRAKEAGADCVKFQTHRTSASESRHSSKPGYFSGRIGEMSKIEWSRSLEFSTGQFAMLRDECEEQGIAFLSTACDIEGLRILTDIRAEAVKIASADLNNDYLLSALADTGLPVLLSVGMSTLEQVDHAVELLAQRNSGPLALFQCTSQYPAPYAQLHLRVMETLKARYGVPVGFSDHSQGIHVPVAAAALGAAMVEKHFTLSRNLPGVDHAASIEPHELAEMVRQIRDVEAALGSAEKTVQPEELANAANMRRSLMAARPLKAGALLTLDDVTAKRPGTGLPPSELHRLLGRRLKVDMAEEDLFDLSQVDDA is encoded by the coding sequence ATGAACTGGTTTGAACGCCACATCGTCCGCCGCAAGGGCTGCTTCGTCATCGCCGAGGCCGGCATCAACCACAACGGAGCCTTCGACTTGGCCCTGGAGCTGGTGCGCCGCGCCAAAGAGGCCGGGGCCGACTGCGTGAAGTTCCAGACGCACCGGACTTCCGCCAGCGAATCCCGCCATTCCAGCAAGCCGGGCTACTTCTCCGGGCGCATCGGCGAGATGTCCAAGATCGAGTGGTCGCGCTCCCTGGAATTTTCCACCGGGCAGTTCGCCATGCTCCGGGACGAATGCGAGGAGCAGGGCATCGCCTTCCTCTCCACCGCCTGCGACATCGAGGGCCTGCGCATCCTCACGGACATCAGGGCCGAGGCCGTGAAGATCGCCTCGGCGGACTTGAACAACGACTACCTCCTCAGCGCCCTGGCCGACACCGGGCTGCCGGTGCTGCTCTCGGTGGGCATGTCCACCCTGGAGCAGGTGGACCACGCCGTGGAATTGCTCGCGCAGCGCAACTCTGGCCCGCTGGCCCTCTTCCAGTGCACCTCCCAGTACCCCGCGCCCTACGCCCAGCTGCACCTGCGCGTCATGGAGACCCTCAAGGCCCGCTACGGCGTGCCCGTGGGCTTCTCCGACCACTCCCAGGGCATCCACGTGCCCGTGGCCGCCGCGGCGCTGGGCGCGGCCATGGTGGAGAAGCACTTCACCCTCTCGCGCAACCTCCCCGGCGTGGACCATGCCGCCTCCATCGAGCCCCACGAGCTGGCCGAGATGGTGCGCCAGATCCGCGACGTGGAGGCCGCCCTGGGCAGCGCGGAGAAAACCGTGCAGCCCGAGGAGCTGGCCAACGCCGCCAACATGCGCCGCTCGCTCATGGCCGCGCGGCCGCTCAAGGCGGGCGCGTTGCTCACCCTGGACGACGTGACCGCCAAGCGCCCCGGCACGGGCCTGCCCCCCAGCGAACTGCACCGCCTCCTGGGCAGGCGGCTCAAGGTGGACATGGCCGAGGAAGACCTCTTCGACCTCTCCCAGGTGGACGATGCCTGA
- a CDS encoding acylneuraminate cytidylyltransferase family protein: MSCSATAIAVIPARGGSKSIPRKNLADLGGRPLIAWAIRAGLDCPDVQRVIVSTDDPEIADAAREHGAEVPFLRPAELAQDDTPDAPVFVHLLQWLEENEGFRPDALVNLRCTTPLKRPEHVSAVLKLLFESGCDSVRTVDRIQGKHHPYWMFKQDEQGYAATFVDGIDLKRFHRRQLLPPAWSINALVDAMTASAVLGPKPPYGERMRLLETDPLYSIDIDAPKDLLVCRALLEALHELV, from the coding sequence ATGAGCTGCTCCGCGACCGCCATCGCCGTCATCCCCGCGCGCGGCGGCTCCAAGTCCATCCCGCGCAAGAACCTGGCCGACCTGGGCGGCAGGCCGCTCATCGCCTGGGCCATCCGGGCCGGGCTCGACTGCCCGGACGTCCAGCGCGTGATCGTGAGCACCGACGACCCCGAAATCGCGGATGCGGCCCGCGAGCACGGAGCCGAGGTCCCCTTCCTGCGCCCGGCAGAACTGGCCCAGGACGACACCCCGGACGCCCCGGTCTTCGTCCATCTGCTGCAGTGGCTCGAAGAGAACGAGGGCTTCCGGCCAGACGCCCTGGTGAACCTTCGCTGCACCACGCCGCTCAAGCGCCCGGAGCACGTCAGCGCGGTCCTGAAGCTCCTCTTCGAGAGCGGCTGCGACTCCGTGCGCACCGTGGACCGCATCCAGGGCAAGCACCACCCCTACTGGATGTTCAAGCAGGACGAGCAGGGCTATGCCGCCACCTTCGTTGACGGCATCGACCTCAAGCGCTTCCACCGCCGCCAGCTCCTGCCCCCGGCCTGGTCCATCAACGCTCTGGTGGACGCCATGACCGCGAGCGCCGTGCTCGGCCCCAAGCCGCCCTACGGCGAGCGCATGCGCCTGCTGGAAACCGACCCCCTCTACTCCATCGACATCGACGCGCCCAAGGACCTCCTGGTCTGCCGGGCGCTCCTGGAGGCGCTCCATGAACTGGTTTGA